A window of Chitinophaga sp. MM2321 contains these coding sequences:
- a CDS encoding SDR family oxidoreductase has translation MKPTTQANTHLEDPRSKFPKPPFEGQSQGWPGLAGKMNPKPDHGEKSYKGSGRLIGRKALITGGDSGMGRAAAIAYAREGADVAINYYPTEEPDAKEVIALIAAEGRKAIAIPGDLREEAFCKSLVNEALQALGGLDIIVNNAGRQQASDSILDISAEEFDATMKTNIYAPFWILKAALPHLQRGSAIIATTSEQAYDPSPDLYDYAQTKAATMSYVKSLAKQLGSKGIRVNGVAPGPIWTPLQVSGGASQEKLKKFGEKTPLGRPGQPAELASIYVQLAANDGSFATGQIYGAAGGSGQP, from the coding sequence ATGAAACCCACTACACAAGCTAACACTCATCTTGAAGATCCAAGGTCCAAATTTCCTAAGCCTCCCTTTGAAGGTCAATCACAAGGATGGCCGGGGCTGGCTGGTAAAATGAATCCGAAACCTGATCACGGAGAAAAAAGCTATAAGGGTTCGGGAAGGTTAATAGGAAGAAAAGCACTGATAACAGGTGGGGATTCGGGAATGGGCCGTGCAGCCGCCATTGCTTATGCGCGGGAAGGTGCAGACGTAGCAATTAACTATTATCCGACAGAAGAGCCGGATGCAAAAGAAGTGATAGCATTAATCGCAGCAGAGGGACGCAAGGCTATAGCTATACCGGGGGATCTAAGAGAAGAAGCATTTTGCAAATCACTGGTTAATGAAGCACTTCAGGCACTGGGTGGGCTGGATATCATCGTAAATAATGCGGGCCGTCAACAAGCCAGTGATTCTATTTTGGATATCTCCGCAGAGGAATTTGATGCAACCATGAAGACAAATATATATGCCCCCTTCTGGATTTTAAAAGCAGCGTTACCTCATCTGCAGCGGGGGTCTGCTATTATTGCCACTACTTCAGAACAGGCTTACGACCCTTCACCAGATCTATATGATTATGCTCAAACAAAGGCCGCCACGATGAGTTATGTAAAATCTCTTGCAAAGCAATTAGGTTCCAAAGGGATTAGGGTAAATGGCGTTGCACCAGGTCCAATATGGACACCATTACAAGTCAGTGGCGGGGCTTCGCAGGAGAAATTGAAAAAATTTGGTGAAAAAACGCCATTGGGTCGGCCTGGACAACCAGCTGAGCTAGCTTCTATTTATGTTCAACTGGCAGCCAATGATGGCAGCTTTGCTACAGGGCAAATATATGGAGCCGCCGGTGGCAGTGGTCAGCCATAA
- a CDS encoding inorganic diphosphatase has product MKNEIFPVVIETPKGSTEKYDFDKKAGYYKLSKILPAGMIFPYDFGFIPRTKGQDGDPLDMIVISEFKSFPGCMMDCRLLGAIKAEQGRSGDKLIRNDRYLSIPVYSRNFRKLNAIEEISKSMITELEDFFINYNKAEGKIFKILGTLDRNSAIKQIKFK; this is encoded by the coding sequence ATGAAAAATGAAATTTTCCCTGTGGTAATTGAAACCCCCAAAGGAAGTACAGAAAAGTATGATTTTGACAAGAAAGCAGGATATTATAAATTAAGTAAAATATTACCTGCCGGAATGATTTTTCCTTATGATTTCGGTTTTATTCCACGAACGAAGGGCCAGGACGGTGATCCATTGGATATGATCGTAATTTCGGAATTTAAAAGTTTCCCTGGCTGCATGATGGACTGCAGATTACTTGGAGCGATTAAAGCTGAGCAAGGCCGTTCAGGTGATAAACTTATTAGAAATGATAGATATCTATCTATACCAGTATATTCCAGGAATTTCAGAAAACTCAACGCTATTGAAGAAATTAGTAAATCAATGATTACGGAATTAGAAGATTTCTTTATTAATTATAATAAAGCAGAAGGGAAAATTTTCAAGATCCTTGGCACTTTAGATAGGAATAGTGCCATCAAACAAATTAAATTCAAATAA
- a CDS encoding YetF domain-containing protein yields MNTVDILFGHGEHLTILQMSCRAFIMFFITLALIRLGGMRIFGKKSSFDTIIVIMMGAILARGVIGASPFFATVAASVVMVVIDRILAWLSMKSYKVACIIKGEPILLYENDKIIWENMKLTSLSKEDLLESLRLETNESSLEFIECARMETNGRISFVLKKSRSIEALP; encoded by the coding sequence ATGAATACTGTTGACATACTGTTTGGGCACGGAGAACATTTGACCATATTGCAAATGTCCTGTCGTGCATTCATTATGTTTTTCATAACGCTGGCCCTCATCCGATTGGGGGGAATGAGGATCTTTGGTAAAAAGTCCTCCTTTGATACGATCATTGTAATAATGATGGGCGCCATACTTGCAAGAGGTGTTATTGGTGCTTCTCCTTTCTTTGCTACAGTTGCGGCTTCCGTTGTAATGGTCGTCATTGACAGGATACTTGCCTGGCTGTCAATGAAATCATATAAAGTCGCATGTATCATAAAAGGGGAACCAATTTTGCTTTATGAAAATGATAAAATTATCTGGGAGAATATGAAGTTGACATCTTTAAGTAAGGAAGACTTATTAGAAAGCCTTCGGCTGGAGACTAATGAAAGTTCCCTTGAATTTATTGAGTGTGCCCGCATGGAAACTAATGGTCGGATAAGTTTTGTTTTGAAGAAATCGCGAAGTATTGAAGCTTTACCTTGA
- a CDS encoding DUF3871 family protein, whose amino-acid sequence MELVREYLAFESEEVPISESRPFIEANTIPAKLKEIKESHIIPVFTKDNEQVISHANFIETAVNVVDQLFSKELVLKPNTRLSHPIKGRVPSARDKPVNQLLEHEKTLYYERMAFIIEIPSISDYIGGNQLSLTVGGVKAYNLDNLSTKKGADEHFKVFIGFQNKVCTNMCVWSDGYVGDLKVKNQHQLYTAIYNLFSSYQSASHLATMKDLTNYFLTEQQFAKLVGKARMYNHLPTDIKAEMPPLLFGDNQIGAVVKDYYKDESFCRDSNGNINLWRLYNLFTEANKSTYIDNFLDRSVNALQFVNQIKTGLDSKKGNWFLN is encoded by the coding sequence ATGGAACTTGTACGCGAGTATCTGGCTTTTGAGTCAGAAGAAGTACCTATTTCAGAAAGCAGGCCATTTATTGAGGCCAACACAATACCAGCCAAACTAAAGGAGATCAAGGAATCACACATTATTCCAGTTTTCACAAAAGACAATGAGCAGGTTATCAGTCATGCAAATTTCATAGAGACGGCGGTAAATGTTGTTGATCAACTATTCAGTAAAGAGCTGGTTTTAAAGCCCAACACTAGGCTATCCCATCCAATTAAAGGAAGAGTTCCCTCAGCGAGAGATAAGCCCGTAAATCAACTACTAGAGCATGAAAAGACCCTTTACTATGAAAGGATGGCTTTTATAATTGAAATACCATCCATTTCAGATTACATCGGAGGAAATCAGCTTTCGTTAACTGTAGGTGGTGTAAAGGCTTATAACCTGGATAACCTTTCTACAAAGAAAGGTGCCGATGAACATTTTAAAGTGTTTATAGGCTTTCAGAATAAAGTATGTACAAATATGTGCGTATGGTCTGATGGCTATGTAGGTGACCTTAAAGTAAAAAACCAGCATCAGCTTTATACGGCTATTTACAATCTGTTCAGTAGCTATCAATCTGCCAGTCATCTAGCCACCATGAAGGATTTAACCAATTACTTTTTGACGGAACAGCAGTTCGCAAAGTTGGTAGGTAAAGCCAGAATGTATAATCATCTCCCAACAGACATAAAAGCAGAGATGCCACCTCTCCTATTTGGAGATAATCAGATTGGAGCTGTAGTAAAGGATTACTACAAGGATGAAAGTTTCTGTAGAGACAGTAACGGAAACATCAATCTTTGGAGGCTGTATAACCTCTTCACGGAGGCTAATAAAAGCACCTACATTGACAATTTTCTGGACAGATCAGTTAACGCCCTACAATTTGTAAACCAGATCAAAACAGGATTGGACAGCAAGAAAGGCAACTGGTTTCTAAACTAG